In Paenibacillus sp. FSL M7-0420, a single genomic region encodes these proteins:
- a CDS encoding carbohydrate ABC transporter permease, whose protein sequence is MLKIPFSNRMFQVLNNLLLSLVAILCILPMVHVLAVSLSSDYATTSYLVKFWPVGFNLSAYRKALASNNFIIAFEMSVLRTVLGTAITMFLTMLAAYSMSKDDRYFRGRTMYAWFFVFTMLFHGGLIPTYLVVQKTGLTNSIWALVIPSAVNVFNVVLMMNFFRGIPKELEESAMIDGAGHFRILFRILFPISLPSIATLSLFTIVFHWNSWFDGLIYMNKAELFPLATFLQALIAGFDYTKIGLNPTDLENLSERSLKSALIFIGTFPILLVYPFLQRYFVKGMTLGSVKE, encoded by the coding sequence ATGCTCAAAATACCGTTCTCCAATCGAATGTTCCAGGTGCTCAATAACCTGCTGCTCTCTCTGGTGGCCATTCTTTGTATCCTGCCTATGGTTCATGTGCTGGCTGTATCACTCAGCTCAGATTATGCCACTACCTCTTACCTTGTGAAGTTCTGGCCGGTTGGCTTTAATCTGTCTGCCTATCGGAAAGCGCTAGCGAGCAACAATTTTATCATTGCCTTTGAGATGAGTGTGCTGCGGACGGTTCTGGGTACGGCGATCACCATGTTTTTGACCATGCTGGCAGCCTACTCTATGTCTAAGGACGACCGGTATTTCCGCGGCAGAACAATGTACGCCTGGTTCTTCGTATTCACAATGCTGTTCCATGGCGGCCTGATTCCAACTTATCTCGTAGTGCAAAAGACCGGCCTGACCAATTCGATCTGGGCCCTGGTCATCCCCTCCGCCGTGAATGTATTCAATGTCGTGCTGATGATGAATTTCTTCCGGGGAATACCGAAGGAGCTGGAGGAGTCCGCCATGATTGACGGGGCCGGGCATTTCCGGATCTTGTTCCGGATTCTATTTCCGATATCGCTGCCCTCGATTGCCACGCTGTCCCTATTCACCATAGTATTTCACTGGAATTCCTGGTTCGACGGGCTGATCTATATGAACAAGGCAGAGCTGTTCCCGCTGGCCACCTTCCTCCAGGCACTGATTGCCGGGTTCGATTATACGAAGATTGGGCTGAATCCGACGGATCTGGAGAATCTGTCTGAGCGTTCGCTGAAATCAGCCCTGATCTTCATTGGCACGTTCCCGATTCTGCTCGTGTACCCCTTCCTGCAGAGATATTTCGTCAAAGGAATGACTCTCGGCTCCGTCAAGGAATAA